Proteins encoded by one window of Lycium barbarum isolate Lr01 chromosome 11, ASM1917538v2, whole genome shotgun sequence:
- the LOC132617819 gene encoding uncharacterized protein LOC132617819 isoform X2 has protein sequence MGCLDCFDGGSKREQRREEERLASEEARARAAEAAQKRQEQYEKSAAGRAARAQMAAAAKKATNTNQGESVLKWAMG, from the exons ATGGGTTGCTTGGATTGCTTCGATGGAGGCAGCAAAAGAGAGCAGAGAAGAGAAGAAGAACGGTTAGCCTCTGAAGAAGCCCGTGCCAGAGCTGCCGAAGCCGCCCAAAAAAG GCAAGAACAATATGAAAAATCTGCTGCAGGTAGAGCAGCACGTGCACAAATGGCAGCTGCTGCCAAGAAAGCAACGAATACAAACCAAGGAGAATCAGTTCTTAAG TGGGCAATGGGATGA
- the LOC132617819 gene encoding uncharacterized protein LOC132617819 isoform X1: protein MGCLDCFDGGSKREQRREEERLASEEARARAAEAAQKRQEQYEKSAAGRAARAQMAAAAKKATNTNQGESVLKVLYSVLSTMSGQWDER from the exons ATGGGTTGCTTGGATTGCTTCGATGGAGGCAGCAAAAGAGAGCAGAGAAGAGAAGAAGAACGGTTAGCCTCTGAAGAAGCCCGTGCCAGAGCTGCCGAAGCCGCCCAAAAAAG GCAAGAACAATATGAAAAATCTGCTGCAGGTAGAGCAGCACGTGCACAAATGGCAGCTGCTGCCAAGAAAGCAACGAATACAAACCAAGGAGAATCAGTTCTTAAGGTACTGTACTCCGTTCTCTCTACTATGAG TGGGCAATGGGATGAGCGTTAG